In Salvelinus sp. IW2-2015 linkage group LG3, ASM291031v2, whole genome shotgun sequence, the DNA window GGTGGCATCTTTAGAATTTCGGGAGGGGACATTTGGCRCATAGACTTGTAAAGAGAGAAAGTGGAGCTCTTCGTTCTCTCCTCTTAACACATATGGACCCAATTCTTCatcgagcatctgaccaattaagcgagactttagttctgggttaaccgagattactGATTAACTGTAGGTAGGTAGCAGTGTTTATTTCTATAACGCTGTATTGGTAAAAGACTGAGTGTGTTGTAGATGTGCGAGGGTCATCTAACAGTGGTGTTccgtctcccatctctcctccagtACTGGCGCAGATGAGAAGGACCGAAAGATCATCTGAACGATGGATGGACAGGAGGGGTTGTATCCATAGTAACACCCGGTCCCCCgcccttgtgtgtgtgagagattgagATGATCCATCCAGGACACTGCTGAATAGAGGCCAACCTCTactgcaaaaacaaaacaaaacaatgactgatgtgttttcattttgtatatattatatatagataTAAAACTAATGGACAAATAAAAACCATGTTGATACAGTACAACACTGGTGTTGTGTGTTAGTGCGTTTACACACTTCGCAAAAGAATCTGTTGGGACTTGTGTGTGGTACAATGGTTATTGTAGTAGGTCCAGTGTCTCACTGTACAGTATCAACCGACGGAGGACTACAGTATCATGGTCCCCTTTGTCTCCAGGGATGCCATGCaaatctttgacacttatgaTGGCTGGCGCTGTCCATTGAGCATCAACACACAGTGGGATGGTTGTTATGATGGCAATGCTGTGGGGTGAGTTCATCCTGTGAGTCAGGATTTCCTGTGTGAGAGATGAACCACCATTGCTCCTTCATATGTAGCGCTGAATGTCATTTATCATGGTCATAAAGGGCAATATGCTGTTTCTGGTTATTTTACACGTCGTATTCCAACAGAGGACTTTTAAAACCCCGTGATCATACAAGGCAATGTTTTATCTTTACAAATCAAGGTCCATTTAGTTTAGAACGCGTGGTTGGTTTCATCCTAAATCTAGGTCAGTCGAAGACGCTGCAGCTGGAGATGACAGGTGGTTAGTTGTGTGGTAATGCCTGTGTGGTTGTCGTGTTTGATCTGACACCCTGACCAAGAGCAACACAACAATTTGTTTGAAGGGAATAGACTTCACTATTGTAGTATTTTTAAGTTGCTTTTTAGATGTCAGATCTTTCTTATACCTCATAAAACATGACACTTCTACACATTGCATGTACACTTCTGCATGTTCAAAGGTACCAGGACTTTATGAATTTACCATCGCAGGTGGAATTGTAACAACCCTTAAGATGCTTTTAAttttatatacaaaaaaaaaaactgtagtaCTTCTGTATTTTAAGGTCATCCATTTAGAACTGGTTMGGGAAATGAAAAACAAAAGCAAGATATTGCacaaaaacacttgacaaacattTATTATTCACTCAATTTACATGTCCTTATGGTGTTGGAATGGGAACTATACATAAAGAACTTCAGCAATTACACTTATCAAGCATTGTGCAACGAAGTCTTACAAAGCTGAACTCATGGTTACTGTTTTTATTAGGCTTGTGGGTGGTGTTTTTTTTCAAGCTCtgctgtactctatacatctgTTTCTCCCTCTGGTTAATATGAAACTTGAAATTTACAGAACAGGATGCACCGAATGGAAAGCAAATGTATCATTTATTCACTTTGACACTAGCATGAATTAGTCCTTTTCGAAAAGGTCACCCTGTCGACAgtgacgattttagcatgtaaatctggTTGGTGGGACAAAAAgaaaatgtgggatgcatgccagcaaagcctcaacactaaacaatacatgaattgcactataacagtgacaaacggtgcatacataaagctgtcccaacaccttaccactgctacacctggctatcagcggagcctttgCCAACGaaagttcattcagcctcatttactacataaaaaaaaaaacatggctgacttgcttaaacaaatgtttaAGTCAGCTTGCTRAACTGACAATTGagctgtacaaactatggcataaggggacaagtGGATGGATAAAAAAaagacggatgtagtcaatataactacttgttcaacacttttgaaatgtacagcgacagaattcagaacatggaccattcttacagtgttctccctgtacaccaagtcagaaccgtaggataaataaagggggcatataagcagacaatgaaagctcttacaatattcaatgattacatttctctagaacaggttataggctacatgtgcaccacgaagtcagaacagtaggcaaaattaagagggaaaaaatagaccaaatgattacacacacttagtattactttcttagctacagtttaCATacctccctggcatattacataatttatgcagtagcatacaagacatttttggactcaccttgtgctgtgctcacttgaacaggaaggtggcgcggcggtccttcttgggcaaattttgtcaccaaagtctggcattctctggatttatggtgctttcaagacaactgggaactcaaaaaaGATTGAATCATgacgacgtcagtgatcttcaggtcgtagctctagaaagaggcccgagttccgttttacaattctgagttggatgaccgttcaaaatgtattttcccagtcggaactCATTTTTTCCTCAAGATTTCGCTGTTCTgagttaagttgttttgagcaTGGCACAAATCATGcatcattgacagcatggccaacgtTGAATGTTTAGAATTTTAAGCTTGTAAAagagacttgggaccacacagcaactccactgaAAAGCagactagtgattgctttgcaatgcttgcagttagccactgactccttccaaaccactctgttgaatttgcgatttccaacttgttgtgtaatgtttatgtccaatggccgatgagcaccgatacgttttatctataatttctcttcatatacaaggattgaaaaggatttgccagtagattgtcaacttgattcatgatgactgctagctaagattttgaaagtaagatgttgacatgatcagtccaatcaaagctactgtatgcATCgtagcgctagctgcgccaccagacactctgggttcgcgcccaggctctgtcgcagccggccgcgaccgggaggtccgtggggcgacgcacaattggcctagcgtcgtccaggttagggagggtttggccggtagggatatRcttgtctcatcgcgcaccagcgactcctgtggcaggccgggcgcagtgcacgctaaccaagggagccgggtgcacagtgtttcctccgacacattggtgcggctggcttccgggttggaggcgcgctgtgttaagaagcagttgtgtttcttggttgggttgtgtttcggaggacgcatggctttcgaccttcgtctctcccgagcccgtacgggagttgtagcaatgagacaagatagtaaatactagtaattggataccacgaaaattggggagaaaagggggtaaaatttataaaaaaattaaattaaaatatatatttttttaaagctactgtagatatgtagtcctatctgtggccaatgaccttgagccttcttggatggacagTTCCAATTTAactctatggcagaacccaaggggcttgaattttcgagctctacccttagacttggcggtgatgtagtgtccctatgagtgacagaacactgagccaatcacggcacaactagagaacattaccaaaacctacgctccgtattttccgctgcctgccccaccaccacagaaagcactgagctaggctgaaccacctgcattttggagctgccttagaaagcaaaaaagagaccatgtttgtatgcggctttattaactcattgatttattttattttattgtattgtttgcaaactgatgtgacacttattaatgccaaaataacatgcaagcCCCCCCAACATTTTTTACTGCCTGTTGAACACCACATAAATCCCCAATCCAACTTCACCACCTCAGCTGCAGAGCTAGCCAGCACACAAAGCGACCATCTTCGATCAGGTTTCCTGATGAATTGACTGAATATAGCAGAACCCATAAAAAGCTGCTCCAAAAAAACAAAGTTCAAGGTTAGATGCGATCTCTGTTGGATGCCTGAGAAGTAACGTTTATGATTGGCAGGCAAACACACTGTTTAGTTTGGACTCATGATCCAACCCCCAACATTATAAATCAAAATCCCCCAGACACAGTGATATTATTATGAGCCATACGCAGGCTAATGTGGTTTCCAGAACTATAGGACCAATCACTGTTTCCCATCCATCGTCCCCTGTATATGTTTATGATTACACAGTCCAGTATTGTCCTTGTTATGGTTGACCTTGGTAAGGTGCTGGACCTTACCACAGTCCGGTTGGAACTGACAATGTATGCCTGTAAGCTGAggacaacatttttaaaaaattaacaaATGGTCAATACAGTTTTTTAACTCCTCTCAGCACTGTGGCGTTCAAAGGAATATGTTAAACATAGCATTGTGAGTACTGCAGTGCAACGTGCTACAGGTTACACCACTGTAGTCCCTCTAGGTTCTCACCCCCGTCCCCCTCACTCACCCTCCCAAACCTCACAGAACACAGCGGGACCACCTGGCCCTCCACGGCctctgacagagctagagagccAGGGTACGGTAGTACTGGCACATTGGGCCCTGGATGTGGTTGTCGAGGTGAATCAAAGCTGCACTGGATCATATGTAGGCCTATAGGCACAGTGGAGCATGGCAGGGATATGGTGCTGCCAGAGTTCAGGTCCAGCTCCATTCCCTCAGTGTTCCAGTGCATGTTGCCTGACCTATAGTCACTGAGGAAGGGGTTGCTGTTGTACCTATTACCTAGGCTTGGGGCCTGGGCCTTGGTGCAGACACAGCTGGAGAAAGAGGACAGGATGGAGAGGTGGTCGTCTACAATGTCACTGGGGTCAACAGGGTCTGAAGGGGACTCCGGCAAGTCCTGGAGGAATGCCTGAAGAGATGCCTGCGTTAAAAAAATACAGTGTAATGATATACCCAAGGACATTCAAGATAATACTGCATTTTATATAGTACTATACACAAATGAAATTAAATACTCAATGTGTttgtttcaaaagaataaaggacAGTTTACTAGAGTCTTGGGGAGTCGGTTTACGTGTGGTGCATCTCGTTTTTGTTTCAGCAGGTACAGAGCCagagcaaggagaggagagaagagtacaGCACACACTCCTATCCCCAACAACACTGGCTGCAACCCTGGGAAACAAACACACGTCATTTTGTAATTAGGGTTGTATTCATAACCcgagcttcatgtccacaccccgacTCAACCTTAACCCAACGTAAACCTCTAACCTAGGCCTGGGCCAGCATGGTGGACACAGCTGGGGTCCGAGGGAGGAGACGAGGCCTGGGGGAAGGTGGTCGGACTGATGGAGAAGTTAGCCACGACACAGTAGTCCTGTCCTGGGACCAGGTTTGAGAACTCTGCCCCGTACACCATCTTCTGGGCCAAACCAATCTGCGTCTGCAATAGGACCAGCCAATCACAAACGCTGTATCAGACACATGCAAGAGGATCAGCCAATCAGAGAGGCTGTTTCAGACAGTGTGTCACAGAGCCAATCAAGGACACTTGTACTAAcaaatgcacacaaaaaaaacatgcagcaGACGAAGTAACAACCAGTgctgggaaaagtacccaattgtcatacttgagtaaaattagaggtactttaatagaaaatgactcaagtaaaagtgaaagtcacccagtaaaacactacttgagtaaaagtctaaaagtatttggtttaaaatatacttaagtatcaaaagtaaatgtagttgctaaaataaAGTACCAAaaggtaaaagtataaatcatttcaaattccttaaattaagcaaaacagacagcaccattttcttgttttttgaatttacggatagccaggggcactctccaacactcagacatcatttacaaccGAAGCATGGGTTTAGTGATTCCGCAATGgcacagaggcagtagggatgattaGGAATGTTCTCTTGTTAAGTGTGTGacttagaccattttcctgtcctgttaagcattcaaaatgtaacgagtacttttgggtatcagggaaaGTAAAAGTACacttttatttaggaatgtagtgaagtaaaatatgtaaaaataaaaaWWAAAAAAGttctataataatataaatagtaaagtatgMCTAGactaaaaaaaactacttaagtagtactttaaagtagttttacataagtactttacaccactggaaacaTAAGAGTGTAGTTTCTGCTTTGAGCACTCACTCCTTAACATTGTACTACTTACATAGCAGCAGGTAGAAAGGAAATAGGATGTGTGAACGAGTGTGAAcgagagcgagcaagagaaaaGAAGGAGGGTGAGCAAAAAGTGGTATTGCAGATGGCAACAGGGGTACCTTGTAGTCAGAGGAGTTCTGTTGGTTATATACTGTCACGTTGACACAGAGGTCAATAAAATTTGACAGTGGACAGCAGCTCTGCAGAGGAAGACAATCCCTTCTGCTAGAACAAGGTAAGTGCACCTCCACGACCAGCTTCTCTCCAGACAGAGAAACCAAGACGGAGGGACTGCTGaagtctgaggagaggagaaacaaagAAGCCACTTTAATTTCAAATCACAACAATCTCTTCATGTGAGCGCCTGTAGCCATTTTAGCCCTCGCTGTTTGAACTCTGCAGTGTATTGAACAATAAATCGCCAAGGCAAGATACGTGACAGGTCTTAGAGGAGAGACAGGCTACTGACTGAAATCACGGACGTCAAACCCAAGTTGTTGTGTCCAGACTGGACTCCCCGGGCCCTGGTGCAGGCCCAGGCGGATCAGGTTGTACACCTCAAAGTTAGAGAAGGCCTCGGACAGGTCACACAGCTGGGAGGAGAACCGCACACAACTCTCCACGTCCTGCCACGAatccctgcaacacacacacgcagtaccagtcaaaagtttggacactcattcaagggtttttctttatttggactattttctacattgtacaataatagtgaagacattaaaactattaaataatacatatggaaccatgtagtaaccaaaataagtgttaaacatatcaaatatattttatatttgagattcttcaaagtagccaccctttgccttgacagatttgcacactggcattctctcaaccagcttcatgaggaatgcttttccaacagtcttgaaagagttcacacatatgctgagcacttgttggctgcttttccttccctctgcggtccaactcatcccaaatcatctcaattgggttgaggttgggggattgtggaggctaggtcatctgatgcagcgctctccttcttggtcaaatagcccttacacagcctggatgtgtgttttgggtcattgttctgttgaaaaacaaacaatagtCCCAATATGCGCAAACCAGTTGGGATAGTATCACTGCAAAATggtgtggtaaccatgctggttaagtgtgccttgaattctaaataaatcagtttcaccagcaaagcaagcccacaccatcacacctcttcctccatgcgtCACAGAGGGAACCACACATCCGGAAATCATCTGTTcctctactctgcatctcacaaagacacggcggttggaagcaaaaatctcaaatttggactcatcagaccaaaggacagatttacaccagtctaatgtccattgctcgtgtttcttggtccaagcacgtttcttcttattggtgtccttcagtagtggtttct includes these proteins:
- the LOC111953042 gene encoding uncharacterized protein; translated protein: MVTVPGVLPTLVLTGLCVHITGSSRAVCTTSLYSLNLNCVLQWDCPQANATTTYTVQTKTQGDSWQDVESCVRFSSQLCDLSEAFSNFEVYNLIRLGLHQGPGSPVWTQQLGFDVRDFNFSSPSVLVSLSGEKLVVEVHLPCSSRRDCLPLQSCCPLSNFIDLCVNVTVYNQQNSSDYKTQIGLAQKMVYGAEFSNLVPGQDYCVVANFSISPTTFPQASSPPSDPSCVHHAGPGLGLQPVLLGIGVCAVLFSPLLALALYLLKQKRDAPHVNRLPKTLASLQAFLQDLPESPSDPVDPSDIVDDHLSILSSFSSCVCTKAQAPSLGNRYNSNPFLSDYRSGNMHWNTEGMELDLNSGSTISLPCSTVPIGLHMIQCSFDSPRQPHPGPNVPVLPYPGSLALSEAVEGQVVPLCSVRFGRVSEGDGGENLEGLQWCNL